The following proteins are encoded in a genomic region of uncultured Vibrio sp.:
- a CDS encoding ATP-binding protein, whose protein sequence is MPNKYRLPLYPLKRLSIKSRLVLAAVVWLTAMILAAGVTIPTQVYNYMVDDTRSQLSVFMDEIAAQLEIDKTGHLSLAAQLSDPRFNRPYSGLYWSASTKTHLERSRSLWDKRIEYKELDKDAYGARDEKLITLEKVLYLPDYNGPIHVVVGIDEAPIKNTLQTLIGQLWLILGLLFAGVLTVILVQIAWSLSPLTKLQKELAELKSGNKTSLEETYPKEISPLISDLNALLFHYQELLERARNHAGNLSHALKTPLSVLKNEVRTLDTTVQSRLDEPLNQIQSHIDYHLGRARMAGSMNILSVKANPAQRVDAISMAFDKVYAQRDITLVNELDSELNVAVEKSDLDEMLGNLLENSYKWANQMIRVHSTQDKENIRLIIEDDGPGIPQEQLERVTQRGFRLDEETPGSGLGLNIVSEMAHSYRGQLKLEASKMGGLKATLILQRSRT, encoded by the coding sequence ATGCCAAATAAATATCGACTGCCGCTGTACCCTTTAAAACGGCTCAGTATCAAAAGCCGACTGGTACTGGCTGCCGTCGTTTGGTTAACCGCAATGATCCTTGCTGCTGGCGTCACCATTCCGACTCAAGTGTATAACTACATGGTGGATGATACTCGCTCACAATTGAGCGTCTTCATGGACGAGATCGCTGCGCAATTAGAAATCGACAAAACAGGCCACTTATCTCTCGCGGCACAACTTTCTGACCCACGCTTTAACAGACCTTATAGCGGTTTATATTGGAGCGCTTCAACCAAAACTCACCTCGAACGTTCACGCTCTCTATGGGACAAAAGAATCGAATATAAAGAGCTCGACAAAGACGCTTATGGCGCTCGCGATGAGAAGCTAATCACCTTGGAAAAGGTACTGTATTTACCCGATTATAATGGCCCTATTCATGTTGTTGTTGGCATTGATGAAGCCCCAATCAAAAATACACTTCAAACGTTAATTGGACAATTGTGGTTAATTTTAGGTTTGCTGTTTGCTGGTGTGCTTACCGTAATTTTGGTGCAGATAGCATGGTCTTTAAGCCCGCTGACTAAATTACAGAAGGAGCTCGCCGAGCTCAAATCTGGCAATAAAACCAGTCTGGAAGAGACCTACCCTAAAGAGATTTCCCCCTTAATCTCTGATCTTAACGCGCTACTGTTTCATTATCAGGAACTGTTAGAACGGGCACGAAATCATGCCGGGAATTTATCCCATGCGTTAAAGACACCATTATCTGTTCTGAAAAACGAAGTCCGCACCTTGGATACAACCGTCCAGTCCCGATTAGATGAACCTCTGAATCAAATCCAATCTCACATTGATTACCACTTAGGGCGAGCGAGAATGGCGGGATCAATGAATATCCTCTCCGTCAAAGCCAATCCAGCGCAGCGAGTCGATGCCATTTCAATGGCCTTTGATAAAGTCTACGCCCAACGTGACATCACTTTGGTCAATGAACTCGACTCTGAATTAAACGTGGCAGTAGAGAAAAGTGATCTTGACGAGATGTTAGGTAACCTACTTGAGAACAGCTACAAGTGGGCAAACCAAATGATCCGCGTCCATTCCACTCAAGATAAGGAAAATATCCGCCTTATCATAGAGGACGACGGCCCGGGAATTCCTCAAGAGCAGTTAGAGCGTGTGACTCAAAGAGGGTTTAGACTGGATGAAGAAACACCAGGGTCGGGATTGGGATTAAATATAGTCAGTGAAATGGCGCATAGTTACCGCGGACAACTAAAGCTAGAAGCAAGCAAAATGGGTGGATTGAAAGCGACACTGATATTGCAAAGAAGCCGCACTTAA
- a CDS encoding PepSY domain-containing protein: MNKSTNSQRVALFLSLLPMLISVPTFAQQKELLASQDGHAIVQDVIKPGTEIEFDEDQDEVYRAVQNGDIRPFSELYATVEKDLFGRIIKVELEEDNHAWVYELKILFDNNVLKVEYDAATLEMLEVKGRNFNNALKPQQQINE; encoded by the coding sequence ATGAACAAATCAACGAATTCTCAGCGTGTTGCGTTGTTTTTAAGTTTGCTTCCGATGCTAATTTCGGTACCTACGTTCGCACAACAAAAGGAACTGTTGGCATCACAAGACGGCCATGCGATTGTACAGGATGTCATAAAACCTGGCACCGAGATTGAATTTGATGAAGACCAGGATGAAGTCTACCGCGCGGTGCAAAACGGAGATATTCGACCATTCTCCGAACTCTACGCAACGGTCGAAAAGGACTTGTTTGGTCGTATTATTAAAGTCGAACTCGAAGAAGACAATCATGCGTGGGTTTACGAATTAAAAATTCTCTTTGACAACAACGTACTAAAAGTTGAGTACGATGCAGCAACATTAGAAATGCTCGAAGTGAAAGGTCGTAACTTCAACAACGCACTGAAACCACAGCAACAAATAAATGAATAA
- a CDS encoding DUF1289 domain-containing protein, with protein MEQLEFFSVPSPCVGICSADEKGYCKGCMRKREERFNWQKYTPAQQLHVIKLCRQRYRRKMLAGKGKAEPPKEDVSPQQDLF; from the coding sequence ATGGAGCAATTGGAGTTTTTTAGCGTCCCCAGCCCTTGTGTTGGCATTTGTAGCGCTGATGAAAAGGGTTATTGCAAAGGGTGTATGCGCAAGCGAGAAGAACGATTTAATTGGCAGAAGTATACACCTGCTCAGCAGCTTCATGTGATCAAGCTATGTCGTCAGCGGTACAGAAGAAAGATGTTAGCCGGGAAAGGCAAGGCTGAACCGCCAAAAGAAGATGTTTCACCCCAACAAGACTTGTTTTAA
- the rplY gene encoding 50S ribosomal protein L25: MKFEAVVRTELGKGASRRLRHAGKFPAVVYGGEEAAVAIVLNHDEIVNQMDKPEFYEALVLVIDGKEVNVKPQDVQRHAFKPKVEHMDFIRI; this comes from the coding sequence ATGAAATTCGAAGCAGTAGTACGTACTGAACTAGGTAAAGGTGCGAGCCGCCGCCTACGTCACGCTGGCAAATTCCCTGCAGTTGTATACGGCGGTGAAGAAGCAGCAGTAGCTATCGTTCTTAACCACGATGAAATCGTTAACCAAATGGACAAGCCTGAGTTCTACGAAGCGCTAGTTCTAGTTATCGATGGCAAAGAAGTTAACGTTAAGCCACAAGACGTTCAACGTCACGCGTTCAAGCCAAAAGTTGAACACATGGACTTCATCCGTATCTAA
- a CDS encoding Bcr/CflA family multidrug efflux MFS transporter has translation MTEKAQSAPQSQISFLLFIVLGAIGALTPLAIDMYLPAMPAIAKDLGVTPGAVQITLTAYTAGFAIGQLIHGPLSDSFGRRPVLILGVLFFGLAAVVSATTNGIDALTYVRTAQGFAGAAAAVIIQAVVRDMFEREDFARTMSFVTLVITIAPLVAPMIGGHFAIWFGWRSIFWVLAIFSVVVVSMVFWKIPETLKPENRQPLRFRTTLRNYARLCSSSEALGLMLAGAFSFSGMFAFLTAGSFVYIDIYGVRPDYFGYLFGLNIVAMIIMTSINGRLVKKVGSHAMLRFGLSVQLFAGIGLLVSWMLDLGLWGTVPFVVLFIGTLSTIGSNAMALLLSGYPLMAGTASSLAGTLRFGMGSLVGAFVAALPGGVAWPMVIVMFVCSVLSALFYWTLGRKA, from the coding sequence ATGACAGAAAAAGCTCAAAGTGCTCCGCAATCCCAAATCTCCTTTTTATTATTCATTGTTCTTGGGGCGATTGGCGCACTGACACCGCTTGCCATTGATATGTACTTGCCTGCGATGCCTGCTATTGCGAAAGATCTCGGTGTAACGCCTGGCGCAGTACAAATTACATTAACGGCGTATACCGCGGGCTTTGCTATCGGTCAGTTAATCCACGGCCCGCTTTCAGACAGTTTCGGGCGCAGACCTGTTCTGATTTTAGGTGTATTATTCTTTGGTTTGGCAGCCGTCGTGAGTGCCACCACAAATGGTATCGATGCTCTGACTTATGTTCGTACCGCACAAGGTTTCGCTGGAGCCGCAGCGGCAGTTATTATTCAGGCTGTTGTTCGCGACATGTTTGAACGCGAAGACTTCGCCCGTACGATGTCATTTGTCACTCTGGTCATCACAATAGCGCCGTTGGTTGCACCGATGATCGGTGGTCACTTTGCGATCTGGTTTGGATGGCGATCAATCTTTTGGGTACTGGCGATATTTTCCGTGGTGGTTGTTTCAATGGTGTTTTGGAAGATTCCTGAAACATTGAAACCAGAAAATCGTCAACCTTTACGTTTTCGCACCACGCTGAGAAACTACGCGCGTTTGTGCTCTAGCTCAGAAGCGTTAGGCTTAATGTTAGCTGGCGCATTCTCATTCTCTGGGATGTTTGCTTTCCTTACTGCAGGCTCATTTGTCTATATTGATATTTATGGCGTTCGACCTGACTACTTTGGTTACCTGTTTGGTTTGAATATTGTCGCGATGATCATTATGACCAGCATTAACGGCCGCTTAGTGAAAAAAGTCGGCTCGCATGCGATGCTTCGTTTTGGTCTGTCAGTGCAGCTTTTTGCGGGCATTGGCTTGCTGGTGAGCTGGATGCTGGATTTAGGCTTATGGGGTACAGTACCTTTTGTTGTGCTCTTTATTGGGACGTTATCAACAATTGGTAGTAACGCGATGGCATTACTTTTAAGTGGCTACCCATTAATGGCTGGTACCGCGTCGTCACTCGCCGGCACTTTAAGGTTTGGCATGGGGTCGCTGGTTGGTGCGTTCGTGGCGGCACTTCCTGGCGGAGTTGCTTGGCCAATGGTTATTGTTATGTTTGTTTGTTCAGTGCTTTCGGCACTGTTTTATTGGACTTTAGGAAGAAAGGCGTAA
- the rsuA gene encoding 16S rRNA pseudouridine(516) synthase RsuA, which produces MRLDKYLCDALGATRKQATKIIKSGEVTVDGDIQKSGSFKVPEGAEVMWEDRVVAAPGPRYIMLYKPADFVCSHEDGFNQTAFMLLDEPKIENLHFAGRLDVDTTGLVLITDDGKWSHRITSPKHKCEKTYRVWLVDAIQPDYAEKLAEGIMLRNEQDATLPAHLEIVNEAENELLLTIVEGKYHQVKRMFAALGNKVEYLHRERIGSIELDESLEPGDYRYLTQNEIDSIWN; this is translated from the coding sequence ATGCGTTTAGATAAATATTTGTGTGACGCTCTGGGTGCGACGCGCAAGCAGGCGACAAAGATCATCAAAAGTGGTGAAGTGACCGTTGATGGTGACATTCAAAAAAGTGGATCATTCAAGGTACCGGAAGGTGCGGAAGTCATGTGGGAAGACCGCGTAGTTGCAGCGCCGGGGCCGCGTTACATTATGTTGTACAAACCTGCTGATTTCGTTTGTTCACATGAAGATGGCTTCAATCAAACCGCATTCATGTTGTTAGATGAGCCAAAAATCGAGAATCTACATTTTGCTGGTCGTCTCGACGTCGACACTACCGGTCTGGTGCTTATTACCGATGATGGTAAATGGTCACACCGCATCACTTCGCCAAAACACAAATGTGAGAAAACCTACCGTGTGTGGCTAGTTGACGCTATCCAGCCAGATTATGCAGAGAAACTGGCTGAAGGCATCATGCTACGCAATGAGCAGGATGCAACGTTACCGGCTCATCTAGAGATAGTGAATGAAGCTGAAAATGAGCTGTTGTTAACCATCGTTGAGGGTAAATATCACCAAGTGAAGCGCATGTTTGCTGCTCTCGGTAACAAAGTTGAGTATCTACATCGTGAACGCATTGGTTCTATCGAGCTTGACGAATCACTCGAACCGGGTGATTACCGCTATTTGACCCAAAATGAAATTGATTCCATCTGGAATTAA
- the ushA gene encoding bifunctional UDP-sugar hydrolase/5'-nucleotidase UshA has product MQFSKSLLVLSVGAVLAGCGSDSDSISITCETADSCTKFTVLHTNDNHGRFWHNDDGEYGMAARQTLIQSIRAEVEANGGESILLSGGDINTGVPESDMQNAEPDFIGMNLIGYDAMAVGNHEFDNSLDILDMQAELADFPMLAANIYKKDTDGNVTDERYFAPYKVFTINGLNVAVVGLTTKDTAKLVNPDNVADIYFEDPQVEIKKVLQEIEDNENVDLVFATTHMGHYHDGNHGSEAPGDVLLARSLEEGQLNAIIGGHSQNPVCMEPGTNEYADFNPGDDCTPDQQNGTYIMQAHEWGKYVGRADFEYFDGQLHLANYALIPVNLLDENDQVIGEYIQPDATVQDTLRTYQEQGQELLDVVVSNTDGKLEGDRSVVRSQQTNLGHLLGKAYRTYNLVNADFGVMNSGGVRDSIQTGDITYRDVLTVQPFGNFVTKATMTGQQVQDYLDVVATKSAGSGAYAQLDNITLDVDCDAGSVSITDINGKGFDLDATYTFSVISFSAAGGDDYPVIDVESTQMTDASVLREFFVNNPQISAADYEKNLGNIQYFSNSQAVTGCPATSS; this is encoded by the coding sequence ATGCAATTTTCGAAATCTCTCTTGGTACTTTCAGTCGGCGCGGTTTTGGCAGGATGTGGGTCAGACAGCGACAGTATTTCCATCACTTGCGAAACCGCTGATTCATGTACAAAATTCACCGTTCTTCATACTAACGATAATCATGGTCGCTTTTGGCATAACGATGATGGCGAATACGGCATGGCTGCACGCCAAACTTTAATCCAATCTATTCGTGCAGAAGTGGAAGCAAACGGCGGTGAATCCATTCTCCTGTCTGGTGGAGATATCAACACTGGTGTACCAGAGTCAGATATGCAAAATGCTGAGCCAGATTTCATCGGCATGAACCTTATCGGCTACGATGCAATGGCTGTTGGTAACCACGAATTTGATAATTCGCTAGATATATTGGATATGCAAGCTGAATTGGCAGACTTCCCTATGCTGGCAGCCAACATCTACAAGAAAGATACCGACGGTAATGTGACCGATGAACGTTACTTTGCACCGTACAAAGTGTTCACGATTAACGGCCTAAACGTGGCGGTTGTTGGCCTTACCACAAAAGATACGGCAAAACTGGTTAACCCGGACAACGTGGCGGACATCTACTTCGAAGATCCTCAAGTTGAGATTAAGAAAGTTCTTCAAGAAATCGAAGACAACGAAAATGTCGACCTTGTCTTTGCAACCACTCACATGGGTCACTATCACGACGGTAACCATGGCAGCGAAGCACCGGGTGATGTACTGCTAGCCCGCTCTCTTGAAGAAGGTCAGTTAAATGCCATCATTGGTGGCCACTCACAAAACCCTGTTTGTATGGAACCGGGAACCAACGAATACGCGGATTTCAACCCAGGCGATGACTGTACTCCAGACCAACAAAATGGCACTTACATCATGCAAGCCCATGAATGGGGTAAGTACGTGGGTCGCGCCGACTTTGAATACTTTGACGGTCAACTGCACCTCGCCAACTACGCATTGATTCCAGTTAACCTACTCGATGAAAACGACCAAGTGATTGGTGAATATATCCAACCTGACGCGACCGTCCAAGATACGCTTCGTACCTACCAGGAGCAAGGGCAAGAACTGCTTGATGTTGTTGTCTCTAACACCGACGGAAAACTGGAAGGTGATCGCAGCGTTGTACGCTCACAGCAAACGAACCTCGGCCATCTTCTGGGCAAAGCATACCGAACGTACAACCTAGTTAATGCTGACTTTGGCGTGATGAACTCTGGTGGTGTTCGCGACTCAATTCAGACAGGCGATATTACCTATCGTGACGTCCTTACTGTACAGCCATTTGGTAACTTCGTAACGAAAGCGACCATGACAGGTCAACAAGTACAGGATTACCTAGATGTTGTTGCTACGAAGTCTGCAGGCTCTGGTGCTTACGCTCAACTGGATAACATTACGCTGGATGTCGATTGTGACGCTGGCTCTGTATCAATCACTGACATTAATGGCAAAGGTTTTGACTTGGACGCCACTTATACCTTCTCTGTGATCAGCTTCAGTGCCGCTGGTGGGGACGACTATCCTGTCATTGACGTTGAGTCAACCCAAATGACCGATGCTTCTGTGTTGCGAGAGTTCTTTGTTAATAACCCGCAAATTTCAGCGGCAGACTACGAGAAGAACTTAGGTAATATTCAGTACTTCAGCAACAGCCAAGCAGTGACAGGTTGCCCAGCAACGAGTAGCTAA
- a CDS encoding DUF2867 domain-containing protein codes for MKKVLVLGASGYIGSQLLPLLLDKSYNVTATARNIDYLESRARPHPNLTLKYLDLADAEATLSIVNDFDLAFFLVHGMAQGDDFVEYELNLALNFKLALERSKVKHVIYLSAIQPQTGNSRHLAARKATGKIIRQSGVPVTELRAGVIIGPGSAAFEIMRDFVYNLPVLITPKWVDSRANPIALPNLNHYLLSLAAESPPEESKIYEVGGPDTLSYREQFQVICQVTNKPYRLWSTPLLTPKMASYWLGLITSVPSSIGKALLAGLEHDYIANSEAIEARFPQDMISYDQAVTEAIAHEGTFVRSNVWGFEPAALQRWQPGYGYFPKHAGANIKTKASAEALWKVAQKIGSQEKGYYFANILWRTREWLDIFFGGGKPVRVSPPGPELKVGDYIDSWKVIRCEENQFLSLFFGMKGPGLGRLEITIKDEGDERELDITAWWHPQGFLGLLYWFAMMPAHLFIFNGMVKAMASEAQSDNSSSVGKADNK; via the coding sequence ATGAAAAAGGTGTTGGTACTTGGCGCGTCTGGCTACATAGGCTCTCAACTTCTTCCCCTCTTGCTAGATAAAAGTTACAACGTCACGGCGACAGCGAGAAATATTGATTATCTAGAATCAAGAGCCCGACCTCACCCAAACCTGACTCTGAAATATCTGGATTTGGCGGACGCTGAAGCAACATTATCTATTGTGAATGATTTTGATCTGGCTTTTTTTTTGGTACACGGAATGGCTCAGGGCGATGACTTTGTCGAATACGAACTTAACCTCGCACTGAACTTCAAACTCGCGTTAGAAAGAAGCAAAGTCAAACACGTCATTTATCTGAGTGCCATTCAGCCCCAGACCGGGAACTCGCGCCATTTAGCGGCACGGAAAGCAACGGGAAAAATCATTCGTCAGTCTGGCGTTCCTGTCACAGAATTGCGTGCAGGCGTGATTATCGGGCCAGGCTCTGCAGCATTTGAGATAATGCGTGACTTTGTCTATAACCTACCCGTTTTAATCACACCAAAATGGGTAGACTCCAGAGCCAATCCGATCGCTCTGCCGAACCTCAATCATTACTTGCTCTCCCTGGCCGCAGAATCACCACCTGAAGAAAGTAAGATCTACGAAGTCGGAGGACCAGATACATTAAGCTATCGAGAACAATTTCAAGTTATTTGCCAAGTAACCAACAAGCCTTACCGTTTATGGTCTACCCCACTGCTTACCCCCAAAATGGCGTCTTACTGGCTTGGGCTGATTACTTCCGTTCCATCAAGTATTGGTAAAGCATTACTCGCGGGGTTAGAACACGATTACATCGCAAATTCCGAGGCTATTGAAGCGAGGTTTCCACAAGATATGATCAGTTACGATCAGGCAGTAACAGAAGCAATTGCGCACGAAGGAACGTTTGTGCGTAGCAATGTTTGGGGGTTTGAACCTGCGGCATTACAGCGCTGGCAGCCCGGGTATGGCTACTTTCCCAAGCACGCCGGAGCCAACATTAAAACCAAAGCATCTGCCGAGGCATTGTGGAAAGTTGCCCAGAAAATTGGTAGCCAAGAGAAAGGATATTACTTTGCAAATATTCTATGGCGCACACGTGAGTGGCTGGATATCTTTTTTGGTGGCGGAAAACCAGTACGCGTCTCCCCTCCCGGACCAGAACTGAAAGTGGGCGACTATATTGACTCGTGGAAAGTGATTCGTTGTGAGGAAAATCAATTCCTTTCACTGTTTTTTGGTATGAAAGGGCCAGGTCTCGGACGCTTAGAAATCACTATCAAAGATGAGGGCGATGAACGAGAGTTGGATATAACGGCGTGGTGGCACCCGCAAGGCTTTCTAGGGCTTCTTTACTGGTTTGCGATGATGCCAGCTCACCTGTTCATTTTTAATGGCATGGTTAAAGCGATGGCAAGTGAAGCGCAAAGCGATAATTCTAGCTCTGTTGGCAAGGCTGACAACAAGTAA
- a CDS encoding DUF2913 family protein — protein sequence MSDYTKEIQNLVNSALADLDAEHRSGKLTNAPVANNHYLVRWVTKALKSQKFGRVVGDDLTRWQKAGRSKGNDSGLLFIFKRISAYYAQFFPEGEEAKAIKDSDIDAFLDFMEQDGWEVSTSEQLLGCGKVQIFTEGPNSLALCTDQCESCFDGELLVKPMSWFVRGNHAEFVEKASKAGFMVHKVTDYKSIVKYHGEYLIFPANEGNQLAEIPLNFQA from the coding sequence ATGTCGGATTACACCAAAGAAATTCAGAATCTGGTTAACTCTGCGTTGGCAGATTTGGACGCAGAACATCGCTCAGGTAAGTTGACGAATGCGCCTGTGGCTAACAATCATTACTTAGTACGTTGGGTAACAAAAGCACTCAAATCGCAAAAGTTTGGCCGAGTAGTGGGTGATGATCTAACCCGCTGGCAAAAAGCGGGGCGTTCAAAGGGTAACGATTCAGGCTTATTGTTTATCTTTAAACGTATTTCAGCCTATTACGCACAGTTCTTCCCTGAAGGAGAAGAAGCCAAAGCGATTAAAGACTCTGACATTGACGCCTTTTTGGATTTCATGGAGCAAGACGGCTGGGAAGTGTCTACCTCTGAGCAATTGTTGGGATGCGGTAAGGTTCAGATTTTTACCGAAGGTCCAAACTCATTAGCACTTTGTACCGATCAGTGTGAAAGCTGTTTTGATGGTGAGTTACTTGTTAAACCAATGAGTTGGTTTGTACGCGGTAATCATGCCGAGTTCGTCGAAAAAGCATCAAAAGCGGGCTTTATGGTCCACAAAGTAACGGATTACAAATCGATTGTGAAATACCACGGTGAGTACCTGATCTTCCCTGCCAATGAAGGCAACCAGCTAGCAGAGATCCCGCTAAACTTCCAAGCGTAA
- a CDS encoding DEAD/DEAH box helicase, which yields MYTLRPYQADSVKAVIHYFRKHSTPAVIVLPTGAGKSLVIAELARLAKGRVLVMAHVKELVEQNHAKYEGYDLTGSIFSAGLGRKETDQQVVFASVQSVVRNLDAFKNQFSLLVIDECHRVPDDKNSSYQKVITHLRELNPGIKVLGLTATPYRLGMGWIYQYHTRGQVRTEEPRFFRDCIFELPIRYLLDENFLTPARMMDAPVLSYDFSQLKPASTGRYKEAEMDMVIDKAKRATPQIVEQIIQYAKDRHGVMIFAATVRHAQEIHGLLPEGQTAIVIGDTPTPERDAIIQAFKNREIKYLVNVSVLTTGFDAPHVDLIAILRPTESVSLYQQIVGRGLRLSEGKSECLVLDYAGNSYDLYQPEVGDPKPDSTSEIITIPCPACGFNNNFWGKLDSNGFLLEHFGRRCQGYFEDEDTGEREHCGYRFRAKYCGECGADNDIAARICHECDATLVDPDKKLKEALNLKDALIFECTEMDLSVFKSNDGKSQLKVTYSGESYQGEGNALVHEFWFLTTKKQKQNFKDQFVRPHLADKHRPFEEASPTRVVANQHRFRLPQFVIARKSGRFWKLRDKIFDDELK from the coding sequence ATGTATACACTTCGTCCCTATCAAGCTGACTCTGTAAAAGCGGTCATTCATTACTTTCGTAAACATTCGACACCTGCCGTCATTGTGTTACCAACTGGTGCGGGCAAAAGCCTGGTGATTGCCGAACTGGCTCGTCTGGCTAAAGGGCGAGTGTTAGTGATGGCGCATGTGAAAGAATTGGTCGAGCAAAACCACGCTAAGTACGAAGGTTATGATTTAACAGGTTCTATTTTCTCTGCCGGCCTTGGACGCAAAGAAACCGATCAGCAAGTTGTGTTTGCGTCTGTTCAGTCGGTGGTAAGAAACTTAGATGCCTTCAAAAATCAATTTTCACTTCTGGTTATCGACGAATGCCATCGTGTGCCAGACGATAAAAACAGTAGCTACCAGAAAGTAATTACTCATTTGCGCGAGCTTAATCCGGGCATTAAAGTGCTCGGTCTTACCGCCACACCATATCGTTTAGGAATGGGTTGGATTTACCAATATCATACGCGTGGACAGGTCCGCACTGAAGAACCGCGTTTCTTCCGCGACTGCATATTTGAATTACCGATTCGATACTTGCTCGATGAAAACTTCCTCACGCCAGCACGCATGATGGACGCACCTGTTTTGTCCTACGACTTTTCGCAGCTGAAACCCGCCAGTACCGGGCGCTACAAAGAAGCGGAAATGGACATGGTGATCGACAAAGCCAAACGTGCCACACCTCAAATCGTCGAACAAATCATTCAATACGCAAAAGACCGACATGGTGTGATGATTTTTGCAGCCACGGTTCGTCACGCGCAGGAAATTCATGGTTTATTACCTGAAGGCCAAACCGCAATTGTCATCGGAGATACGCCAACACCGGAGCGTGACGCCATCATCCAGGCGTTTAAAAACCGCGAAATCAAGTATTTGGTTAACGTGTCGGTATTAACCACTGGATTTGATGCACCGCACGTTGATCTGATTGCCATTTTGCGTCCGACAGAATCAGTCAGTTTGTATCAGCAAATCGTTGGCCGCGGGCTACGTCTGTCAGAAGGTAAGTCCGAATGTTTGGTGCTTGATTACGCAGGCAACAGTTACGATTTGTATCAACCTGAGGTCGGCGATCCCAAACCCGATTCCACCAGCGAGATCATTACCATTCCCTGCCCAGCTTGTGGTTTTAATAACAACTTCTGGGGCAAATTGGATAGCAATGGCTTTTTGCTGGAACACTTCGGCCGCCGTTGCCAAGGTTACTTCGAAGACGAAGACACAGGTGAACGTGAGCATTGCGGTTACCGATTCAGAGCGAAATATTGTGGTGAATGTGGCGCTGACAACGACATTGCAGCTCGCATCTGCCACGAATGTGACGCCACATTAGTCGACCCGGATAAGAAGTTAAAAGAAGCGCTAAACCTCAAAGACGCATTGATATTCGAGTGCACTGAGATGGATCTGTCGGTATTCAAATCTAATGACGGTAAATCTCAATTAAAAGTCACCTACTCAGGAGAATCTTATCAAGGTGAAGGGAACGCCTTAGTTCATGAGTTTTGGTTTCTCACTACCAAAAAGCAGAAACAGAACTTCAAAGATCAATTTGTCCGTCCTCACCTTGCGGATAAGCATCGCCCGTTTGAAGAAGCATCCCCCACTCGAGTGGTAGCAAATCAGCATCGTTTTCGCTTGCCACAGTTTGTGATAGCCAGGAAGTCAGGACGCTTTTGGAAACTGCGTGACAAAATTTTTGATGATGAACTGAAGTAG
- a CDS encoding response regulator transcription factor, with protein sequence MKILVVEDDPRIGEQIIETLENTGWVPELSQDGIDALYRATTEEWDAIVLDLGLPKLDGLSVLKGIRDENINTPVVILSARDALTERVEGLNAGADDYLTKPFEMVELIARIRAQLRRASGNASPVMQIGDLSLDTRTSKVMWKGEPVSLTALEYKVVAYFVHNPEKVISRTELVEHIYKQDFDRDSNTIEVFIGRIRKKIAPKIIKTVRGLGYQLNAK encoded by the coding sequence ATGAAAATACTTGTTGTCGAGGATGATCCTCGCATTGGTGAGCAAATCATCGAGACGTTGGAAAACACTGGCTGGGTACCTGAACTCTCTCAAGATGGGATTGACGCGCTATATCGTGCGACAACAGAAGAGTGGGATGCGATCGTTTTAGATCTCGGCTTACCGAAGCTGGATGGCTTATCAGTATTGAAAGGCATCCGAGATGAAAACATTAACACGCCTGTCGTTATTCTTAGTGCCCGCGACGCGTTGACAGAGCGTGTTGAAGGACTGAATGCCGGCGCCGATGATTATCTCACCAAGCCTTTTGAGATGGTGGAATTGATCGCCCGTATCCGTGCCCAGCTTCGCAGAGCCTCTGGCAATGCCTCTCCTGTGATGCAAATTGGTGATCTGAGTTTAGACACCCGCACCTCTAAAGTGATGTGGAAAGGTGAACCTGTTAGCTTAACTGCGCTTGAGTATAAAGTGGTTGCGTACTTTGTACATAATCCCGAGAAAGTGATTTCACGGACAGAGCTCGTCGAGCATATTTACAAACAAGATTTCGACCGAGACTCGAACACCATTGAAGTGTTTATTGGTCGTATACGCAAAAAAATCGCCCCTAAAATCATTAAAACTGTCCGAGGATTAGGGTACCAGTTAAATGCCAAATAA